A window of Desulfomonile tiedjei genomic DNA:
AGGGCTTGGCAATTTCCCGGTCGTATACCCTGTTGCGTTCAAGGTAGCACTAATCTGCTCAGCGCATTCGGATTTGCGATCAAACCGGCAAGGATGCGACGCCAATTGTAGGGGCGAGGCATGCCTCGCCCGCACGGGCGACACATGTGTCGCCCCTACCGCGCGCCTCACGCTGCCACGACGATCTGGGCGGTGGCATCTTGAACGCAAATTCGTATTAACGAGACTTGGTTTTAAGCGGCGTGTTCTATTATTCTTTTCATAAGGCGGGTTAGAATGCGCGCGGTGGTGTTTACGATCGGGACAACCCTCTGATAGTTCATGCGTTTAGGGCCGATGACGCCGATGCTGCCCAGGATGGTTTCTTCGGTTCGGATTGGATAAGCCACGATCGCGCAGGACTGGATCTCGCCGAGGCCATGTTCGGACCCGATCAGGATTTGAATTCCACGAGCTTCCAGAGTTTTATCAAGTATTTTGAGAAGGTTGCTTTTTTCTTCAAACGTGAGGAGCACTGCCTTCAGCGTCTCAATGTCAGCGAATTCAGGCTCGTCAATAATATTGGTCTGACCCTCGATGAATATGTCCCTTGTGACGTGCTGAGACAGGATTATGTGCCCTAATCTCAAGGCCTTTGCCAGCATCGCGTCAACTCTGGTCTTTTCACGGGCCAGTTCCTGTTCGATTTTCTCGCGGGCCTGCCGCAAGTCCAAGTCTTTGAGCATGTCATTGAGCACTCGGCCGTAGCGCTCCAGCGTTTCCTGCCCGATGTTGTCCTCGTCGAAAATCATTTTGTTCTGGAGGAACCCGCTCATGGACACCAGCACTACCAGGATCTTGTCGTCAGCTACCTTGATAAGGTCGATAGTCTTGAAAGTTTGCTCCGCCGCAGGCAAGGCTATCACCACTCCTGCCTGTTTGGAAAAAGCAGCCAGAATTGACGAGGATTGTCGCAGGACATCCCGCACGTCAAGTCCCGCGCCCTCTATCAGTGACCTTATCGCGACCTGCTGGGGCACATCCAAGGGTTCCGGTTGC
This region includes:
- the hrcA gene encoding heat-inducible transcription repressor HrcA; its protein translation is MHGLGKREERILRAIIVEYIATGEPVGSRTLSRDDDIGLSAASIRNVMSDLTEAGYITQPHVSAGRVPTDQGYRFYVDSLVQPEPLDVPQQVAIRSLIEGAGLDVRDVLRQSSSILAAFSKQAGVVIALPAAEQTFKTIDLIKVADDKILVVLVSMSGFLQNKMIFDEDNIGQETLERYGRVLNDMLKDLDLRQAREKIEQELAREKTRVDAMLAKALRLGHIILSQHVTRDIFIEGQTNIIDEPEFADIETLKAVLLTFEEKSNLLKILDKTLEARGIQILIGSEHGLGEIQSCAIVAYPIRTEETILGSIGVIGPKRMNYQRVVPIVNTTARILTRLMKRIIEHAA